The genomic interval ACACTTTTCTTCTGGAAACTTGGTATTAAGTGTTATAAGAGTGCAAGCAGCTAATACTCTTGGGATGAGACATGTATAAATAAAGGATACTGAGGTGAATGGTATTTTATAAAAAAGCATTATCACAGGTATCCTTTATCTTTATTTATCCCAACTAGTTTATTATAACTAATAACTAATCTATTGTAGTTTATTGCTGGAATTCATACTGCTGTCGCCCTTTAATTGATTGCTGCTATCCATCAAGTGATTCATACCTCTCACTAGTGAATCATCCTCAAGTACACTATAGAGATGATATCCCAAATCTTCACGATCCTTTAATACTTCTTCCAGAGTTTCCACAGTACCAAAATCCCCAAGGTCATGAGCACGTTTTATAGTCTGTCTTAACATCTGCTGGATTTTTAATTCATGCTCCAAGTCATTCCTAAGGAAGTCCCTTATACTGTACCTGCCTTCCACTTCATGCTTTATATAGGAAAGCTCATGCTGTGTAACCGGATGTGCAGTTGGGACTCCTCCAAGCCTTGTAACTCGCTCTCCTACTTCGTCAATATGCTTTGTGGTTTTTTCAATATGTTCTTCAAGTAATTCATGAAGACTTATAAATCCTTCCGCACCTTCAGACATCCAATGATGCTTGTTGTACTGGTGCAGTGCAACACTTAATGCACATTGGTGATCATCAAGCATTAAAGCCATTTCCTTACGGACTTCATAAGGAAGGTTGATTCCTGACCCCTCCTGCTTAACGGTCCTTGGCTGTTGTCTGAGAATCATATCATGGCTTGTCTTATGCCCAGGCATATTCTCATTGAATCCTGATTTCTCCAAGTTGAATCTTCCTTGAAAGTTGCCGACATTCTTCATTGCTGCTTTAATATCATTAGGTACTTGTGATGTAGTCTGTACTGGTTCCATTATACACATCTCCTCTTAATTAAATTACTTGGTTATTTTACCCTGAGAAAGAATAAATATTTATATGATTCTACTAATAAACTTGAGCATGAATAATAGCATCTTTAGTAACAGGATGATATAATATACAGGTACCAAAATTATTCAATTGTAGGAGATTGTTCAATGAGAAAATTAGCCTTAGCAATAGCATTTATTATCTTGTTTTCAGGATGCTACAAAAGTAAGGAACCGGAAGGCAGCATGGTTAAAGCAACAGGTGCAAGCACAGTGCTGGAGCATTATGGGATGGTATATAATAAACTCTACGAGTTACCTAATAATAAACAAATATATTACAATGATTATAAAAATATCCTTTTTAAATCAGGAGACAACCATATACTGCTTAATAACACTGGTAAAGATGAATCCGCATCTTCTTCACCTGTTCTGTCACCCAACAGAAAGAATATTGCATATATATCCCCCTATGAGTTTGAGTTAAATGGCAATGTCTACGTTTTTGATACAGATACGGAGATTGCCAAAAAGGTAATTCAGGTTGATATTAAACAGGAAGATTCAGCTAAAGTTGTTAAGTGGCTTGATGACGACAGGTTATTGGTAATTATCGGTTATGGTAAAGGTACAGTAAGCAGGGGAGGAAATTTGTATTTATATAACCTTAAAACCGATGAATTAAAAACCTTAAAGCGTGCCGATGAGAAGGAAGAAATAGTGGATGTAAATACCGGTAAAGGTGAGCTGCTGCTTGATGTAATTACATGGGACGAGGAATTTATAAAGTATACAACCAAACAAGTAAGACTAAAGCATGAGTAAGTTTCTGTATTACGCTATAATGAAGCAGGAAGTGAAATAATATTGGAATTTAACCAAGGAGTAGACCATGAAAGATTTAAGCTTATGGGATGAAATGCTATCCACATTACGTTATAATGATAGTATTTTTCATAATATTTTTCTTACGGTATTGATATCAGCAGCTCTTTTTATAATTATTGTAGTCATTTACATATTATACTTGATTGGCAATTCTAACCTTGATAACAAACCAAGATTTACAAAGAAAACATTTTTTATATTTGCCACCATGGGGTTTTGGATGCTGATTTTTCCATTAGGCTTGCATATAATAAGCAATGTTGCACTGACACATGATAGTGATACTAACCGCAATTGATCTTAAGGATGGTAAAAAAACCTGGACTATTGATACAGGAGCCAGTGATATTAATGAGTTATACTCAGTTGGTAAAGACTATATTCTCTTGTTCTGCCAAAACGGCTCAGGAACAATGGGAGCAGATTTTAATACGAATTTTATTCTTTATGTTTCATTGAAAGACGGAACCTGCACAGGCTATGATTTCAAATATGAAAGAAGTTTTAAACTGCCAATGCATTAAACAAGATTTATCTCAATAACTTTATAATTCTTGTATTACTTATTTTAACCGCTATATCTAAAGGTGTATTTTCATTTATATCTTTTATTAGTTTATTCGCACCTGAGTCTAACAGCAGCTTAATAATTCGGGGATGTTCATCAGTATTTTTTGTGTTTGCTGCCAAATGAAGCGGTGTTGTATTCGATACATCGCATACATTAACATTTGCTCCTTTATCAATAAGCATCTTAACCAAATCATAATCCCCTGAAAAGACTGCGTTATGAAGAGCGGCTGTTCCTGAGTTGGATCTGGTATTAATATCCGATCCTTTTTCCAGTAAATACTTTACAACCTTTTTTCTTTTATCTTTGTCTGCTATATTGAAAGCAGTTATTAATGGCGTTGAACCATAATAATCCCTTTGATTTATGTCAAAAGCATAATTTTTAAACAAAAAGCTTAATATATCTGTTGAAGACGCAAAATTAAGAGCATTTTTTCCATATAAATCTTTTTCGTATACATTAAATTTTCTTGATAACAGGTATTGAAACAACTCGAGATTGCCCGACATAGCTGCAAAATGAAGAGCTGTTTGATTGTCTAAAGTTTTTTGCCTATCATCTTTGAGTATTGATAAAAAGTATACATACAATTCTTTTGATCCGGACTTGGCAGCAAAATGCAAATAATTTTGATCGTTTTCATTGCTATAACTCTTATTGATTCCAAGCTCTACTAATTTCTTTATCATTTCTATATTCGAATTATGTATTATTGCTGTTGTCATGGCATTTCCTGATTTATAGCTTTTTGCATTAATGTCAAATCCAAGTTTAATCAGCTTACTAACCATGCTTATATTATTATTCAAAACAGCAAGCTCAAGTATGTTTCTATAATTTTTATAAACCGGCTTACGTATATCAGCACCATTTTTAACAAGAATCTCCGCCATCGTCGCATATCCTTTTTCCACCGATGAAAGCAACGGCAGCTCTGTAAATAAATTTTCGTCATTTAAATCTATGCTGTTTTCATTCAATATTTTTTGAACTTTTTGTATATCATTATTTAAAACTGCATGGTGCAACTCCTTATATACACCAATCATCCTATTTGAGCTTGTTGGTTTTAAAAACATACATCCCGAACAAAAGAATATGCTTATTAAAAGGATTAATCCTAGAGCCTTTATCATTTTACTTGACATTTTAATTCCCCTGTTTTTGTTTAATGCTGCTTCTATCGCTACTCCGATTACAATACCATACACACATTCCAATTTATGTATATATGTTAATATATCATAATTTTAGCTTTTTGTCACTTACAGCAGCTTTTGCTCAGGGTAGCTTTCATATGTCACATTAAAGTGTCTTGCAATTACCTCTTACTCAATCATGTTCCGCAAAAGGTTCGGTAAGGACAGGATGATGGAGCAGGCAGTGTAGAATACTCAGCCTGCTCTTCTGAGTGAGCGTAGGGATTTGCAAGAACATTAAGCAACTGCTCCATTACTTTATAATCTTCCCTTTCTACAGCAGCCTCCAAAGCCTCTTCTACTCTGTGGTTACGAGGTATTAATGCAGGATTGTTACTTTGCATCAACTGTTTTGAGGCTTCCCTTGACTCTTTCTGACTTTCTAGCCTAGCCCGCCACGATTCATACCACTCATCGAATTCCTGAGTTCCGCTTAGGGAAGTTTCTTCTGGTTTATCAAAAGTTAGTGAACGAAATGTATTGGTATAATCCAAATGATTCTTATGCATCATATCAAGCAGTCTTTCAATAAGGGATTCATCCTGAGGCTCTTCATTGAATATTCCCAGTTTTGCTCTCATTCCTTTAAGCCAATTCTTACGATATAGCTCACTAAAACTTGAAATTTCATCCTGGGCCAATTTAACAGCCTGCTCCTCATTGTCATGGAGCAGAGGCAGCAGAGCTTCAGCGAGTCTTGCAAGATTCCAACCTGCTATATACGGCTGGTTGCCGTAGGCATAGCGGCCGTGAATGTCAATAGAACTGAATACCGTTGCCGGGTCATAAGCATCCATGAAAGCACAGGGGCCATAATCAATGGTTTCTCCGCTGATGGTCACGTTATCGGTATTCATAACCCCATGGATAAATCCAACCAACTGCCATTTGGCAATCAGTGAGGCCTGACGTTTGATCACTTCCTGCAGCAGCGATAGGTATGGATTGCCACTCTCCTCAATACTGGGGAAATGGCGGTTTATTGCATAGTCAGCCAGAGCTTGGAGCTCCTCAAGGGCACCCCATCTTGCCGCATATTCAAAAGTTCCCACTCTCAGATGACTTGATGCCACACGAGTCAGAATAGCTCCAGGAAGTTTAGTTTCCCGGATTACTGTCTCGCCCGTTGTCACCACCGCCAGACTTCTAGTGGTTGGAATCCCAAGTGCATGCATGGCTTCACTAATGACATATTCCCGCAGCATCGGCCCAAGTGCTGCTCGTCCATCGCCCCCACGGGAATATGGGGTTCTACCTGAACCCTTTAGCTGAATATCAACACGTTCACCTAAAGGAGTGATTTGCTCTCCAATCAGCAACGCTCGACCGTCCCCTAACATGGTAAAATGCCCGAATTGATGCCCTGCATAAGCCTGAGCAAGGGGTAAAGCTCCTTCGGGAATCCGGTTGCCTGCAAGTACTGCTACTCCTTCTTCACTCTGAAGTGCCTTAGCATTTAAACCAAGGGATTCTGCCAACTGCTCATTTATAATAATCATCTTTGCTGATGGTACAGGAGTTGGCCCCAGCTTGGTAAAAAACGATTTTGGAAGCTGTGCATAACTGTTATCCAACTTCCATCCTGTTTCTATCATTAGTATATTATCTTTCATAATTATCGCCTCTATCTTTTTTTATCCAAAATAGCACTATGTGAAACAAAAACCAAAGGTATTATATGATTTTTGTACTGTTTTATAATAAATGTTGCCGTATTAGTGTTTACATGCGTAAATTTATTATACAGTTCGCAGACAATTAGCTGAATGACAATTCTTTTGGCAACATATATATATTATGACTATAATTTTTTGATATAAGCAAAATCCTATGAAAGTCAGGGAATAATATGTTAAGGAAAGAATCGTTTATTATTTTTATAGCTGTAATATTATCAATGATTTTGTGTTCATGTGGAGGCAAAAATATTTTACACAATGAAGAAGGCTCACAAAGAGCCGATTATAGTATTTCTAAAGTGTCCTACTCAGAAAAAAATGTTGTGATAAATTATCCTCAACTATATAACCTTAGTGATATTAACAGGCAGAATTCAATTAATAGGCTCATTAAGAATGAAGCCTTGAAAGTGTTAAATTATTATAATTCCGATATTGACTCATTGACTCTTGAAATAAGCTACGATATCCACTGGAAGGGAAATAACCTTTTGAGTATACAATACTGGGGAACAGGCTTTAATGAAGGTGCCGCTCATCCCAACAACCTGCTCTATACCACCAACATAAATATGGTAAGTCCGAGTAAGGTAATACTTGCTGATGTCATAAATATTGATGAAAGGTTTATAAAAAAATTCCGAAGCGGTGAGTTCAAATTATTTAGTCCTCAACTTCATGATAAAGCATTTATTATTTCATCGAAAGATATGTATTCACTTGAAGAATTAATTGGTCTATTTAAAAATGCCGATTCATTAGACTATGTAGGAACAGAAAAACAGTCTGATATATTTAGTTTTTTTACTAAAGATGCACTTTGTATAAGCATTCCGGTTAGTCATGCAGCTGGAGATCATGCAGAACTGGGATTTGAGTACAAGTCGATTTCCGATATAATAAAAGGCGAAAACAACATTTGGCAGGACTTTAAAAAAGAGGATATGATAAGTACTGGTACCATCACATCCTCCTATATAAAGCTGAAAAACAGAAGCGATACAGCTAAATCTTATTTGTGCTCAAAATATAATTAACTTTACAGTGCCCCCATAATGCCTATAAAATAGTTTATAGTACTTACAACTCCCTCTTCAATTTGTATTTTGGGTGCCCAATTCAACTGCTCTTTAGCAATGTAAATATCCGCCTTACGCTGTTTAGGATCATCCTGAGGCAAGGGCTTATATACAATTTGGGACTTGGAA from Pseudobacteroides sp. carries:
- a CDS encoding ferritin-like domain-containing protein; protein product: MEPVQTTSQVPNDIKAAMKNVGNFQGRFNLEKSGFNENMPGHKTSHDMILRQQPRTVKQEGSGINLPYEVRKEMALMLDDHQCALSVALHQYNKHHWMSEGAEGFISLHELLEEHIEKTTKHIDEVGERVTRLGGVPTAHPVTQHELSYIKHEVEGRYSIRDFLRNDLEHELKIQQMLRQTIKRAHDLGDFGTVETLEEVLKDREDLGYHLYSVLEDDSLVRGMNHLMDSSNQLKGDSSMNSSNKLQ
- a CDS encoding DUF4652 domain-containing protein, which translates into the protein MRKLALAIAFIILFSGCYKSKEPEGSMVKATGASTVLEHYGMVYNKLYELPNNKQIYYNDYKNILFKSGDNHILLNNTGKDESASSSPVLSPNRKNIAYISPYEFELNGNVYVFDTDTEIAKKVIQVDIKQEDSAKVVKWLDDDRLLVIIGYGKGTVSRGGNLYLYNLKTDELKTLKRADEKEEIVDVNTGKGELLLDVITWDEEFIKYTTKQVRLKHE
- a CDS encoding protein adenylyltransferase SelO is translated as MKDNILMIETGWKLDNSYAQLPKSFFTKLGPTPVPSAKMIIINEQLAESLGLNAKALQSEEGVAVLAGNRIPEGALPLAQAYAGHQFGHFTMLGDGRALLIGEQITPLGERVDIQLKGSGRTPYSRGGDGRAALGPMLREYVISEAMHALGIPTTRSLAVVTTGETVIRETKLPGAILTRVASSHLRVGTFEYAARWGALEELQALADYAINRHFPSIEESGNPYLSLLQEVIKRQASLIAKWQLVGFIHGVMNTDNVTISGETIDYGPCAFMDAYDPATVFSSIDIHGRYAYGNQPYIAGWNLARLAEALLPLLHDNEEQAVKLAQDEISSFSELYRKNWLKGMRAKLGIFNEEPQDESLIERLLDMMHKNHLDYTNTFRSLTFDKPEETSLSGTQEFDEWYESWRARLESQKESREASKQLMQSNNPALIPRNHRVEEALEAAVEREDYKVMEQLLNVLANPYAHSEEQAEYSTLPAPSSCPYRTFCGT
- a CDS encoding ankyrin repeat domain-containing protein, giving the protein MSSKMIKALGLILLISIFFCSGCMFLKPTSSNRMIGVYKELHHAVLNNDIQKVQKILNENSIDLNDENLFTELPLLSSVEKGYATMAEILVKNGADIRKPVYKNYRNILELAVLNNNISMVSKLIKLGFDINAKSYKSGNAMTTAIIHNSNIEMIKKLVELGINKSYSNENDQNYLHFAAKSGSKELYVYFLSILKDDRQKTLDNQTALHFAAMSGNLELFQYLLSRKFNVYEKDLYGKNALNFASSTDILSFLFKNYAFDINQRDYYGSTPLITAFNIADKDKRKKVVKYLLEKGSDINTRSNSGTAALHNAVFSGDYDLVKMLIDKGANVNVCDVSNTTPLHLAANTKNTDEHPRIIKLLLDSGANKLIKDINENTPLDIAVKISNTRIIKLLR